The genomic region GTTCTGGCGGTAAATCATGATGGTGATTCGGATTCGACTGGTGCCATCACTGGGAATATTCTAGGCACGATGCTAGGCGTGAATGTAATCCCGCAACGGTGGCTGAAACCGCTGGAACTCAAGCCGGTCATCGAGGCCGTTGCTGAGGATCTGTGGAACTTCAAGCTTTTGGCGGAGCACAAATCATGAAAGTGCCGATCTACCAATTAATAGCCCAATCTGACATTTCTCCTATGTACCAACAAAAATTCATCAGCGCTTGCTGAACTCAAACAATCTTTGCTACAAAAGGCATTCGCCGGCGAACTCACAGCGGAAACATGGAAAGCTAGGCTAGGGAGGCCATGATATGACCACAGAAAACGAAACCCCAATCATCATTTATGAAAACTCCGAGAATGCTGTTGAAGTGCGGCTAGACTCGGGCCACGAAACGCTCTGGCTGACGCAGGCACAGATGGGAATTCTGTTTGATGTCAAACCACAAAGCATCACGACGCACCTGAAAAATATCTATGCGGAAGGTGAGTTGGCAGAGCCGGCAACTTGTAAGGATTTCTTACAGGTTCAATCCGAAGGTGGCCGAAGCGTTGAACGCAAGCGCAAACACTACAGTCTGGATGCCGTTATTTCAGGAAGCTACCGTAAATGAAGCCGAAACCCACACAGAGCTGATCGACTCGGCCTTGAAAACTTCCGGCTGGGGCGTGGTGGATGCTAGCTGGGTGCGCCGGTTGGGAATTTCCGGGAAGTGTTCGTTGGATTTCAGAAAAGCCTGTATTAAAGCGTCTAGGGTTACGCCACCCTCTGTAGGTCTGGCATTACAATAACGAACAATCCAATATGGGACTCGGAGAATTATCCCTCAACAGAAATTGGCCGTGGTGGCCTGCTGTCTACTGTTGAATCCACTCCTGCTTATAGTGTGAGATAACCACGACACGAACCACCAATATAGGACGCGTTATCATGGCTACCTTTAATCAATTGCGTCGCGATCACGTCAATATGGCGCGGCTGCTGCATGTACTCTTGCTCAGGCACACGACCTTGGAACAGGGAGAGCGCCCAGACTTTCATCTGATACGTGAGATCGTGGACTACATTCTCGAGTATATGGACGGCTTCATCATGCCCTTGGAGCGTCTGTACAGCGAGCATCTGCTAGCCAAGGAGCCCGACGCCGAGGCGTTGAGCCGTCAAATGGCCGAGGATTACCAAGCCTTGCGTAAGCGCCTGGACCTGCTTTCCAAGAATGTCGACATGATCCTAATGGATGCCGTGGTGCCCATGGATCGTTTCGCCGCCGACCTCAAGGCCTATCTCGATGCTCATCGCGCCTACTTGCAGGTCGAGCGTGATCAGCTATTCCCGTTCCTCCGTAAACATCTGACCGATGCAGAGCAGAAGGACTTACTCAAGATGTTGCCAGGCGGCGCACAAGCCAACCTGTCACGACTCCGTGAGGATCATCCAGAGCTTTATGCGGAGTTTAAGGCGGCGCCTTCGCCATTTGCCTGATCAGTCCAGTTCCTGAACGCCGCCACCAGATACCGTCAGAATCTGCCCGCTGACCCAGCCTGCGGCAGGTGAGCACAGAAACAGGGCGGCGTTGGCCATGTCCTGGGGCTCGCCCAGTCGCTGAATAGGGGTGTGTTCCAGCATTTTTTTCTCGATGTCGTCGTTCAACACAGATTTAAGAGCATCGGTGCGGATGGCTGCTTTTGATGACCCGTAAGAAGCCATACGCTTGTTTTTGTTCTCGCGTTTGGTTGGTTTGGGTTTTAGAGCAAGTCTAGATGCAGGACTACTCCCCCGTCGACAAGTGGCTCCGAATCAGTTCAGCTAATTGCTTCGCGGGCTCCGACGGCCGGCCGGATGGCCGGTGCAGGGCAATCTCCACGGATTGCAGCGCGGGCATGCCGCTGCGCTCGTCCAGCACTCGCAACTGGGGCGTGAGCATATTACGGGTGATAACGGCGACTGCCAGCCCTGCTGCGACTACCGGCATGAGGCCAGTCATTGACTGGCTGGAGTAGGCCATTCGCCAATCCCGCCCCGCGTTTGCCAAAACCTGCTCGGCAACCTCGCGGAATACGTCGGCGCCGGGGGAGTAGAGCGCCAGCGGTATCGGATCGGTCAGAGAGGGTTGGGCGTTGGCGCCGACAGCCCACATCAGTGGCTCCCGCCGGATGACTTCACCTCCCGGGGATCGCGACTGGCGCGTAACCACGGCCAGATCCATATTTCCCGCCTGTACCTGCTTCACCAGCTCCACGCTTGATCTGCAGGTAACCTGTAACTGTACCGCGGGAAACTGTCGGTTGAAGTGAGAGAGGACCGAGGTCAGCAGGAACGCATAATCCTCCGGAATACCAAGGTTCAGCTGCCCGGAAACCTGGCGTTGCTGCACGTCATCAACGGCCTCGTTGTTGAGTTCCAGCATCTTTCTGGCATACCCCGCCAGCTTCTGGCCCTCGGCCGTAAACCGGATGCGCCGCCCGTCCTTTTCGTGAAGCGGAACGCCAAGCGCGGCTTCCAGTCGGTTCAACTGCATGCTTACCGTGGACTGGGTGTAGGCCAGGCGCTCCGCTGCTGCTGTCACGGTTCCGGTGTCTGCGATGGTCACCAGCGTGAGCAGCATGTTCAAGTCCAGTACTCGTGTTCTCAATGTATCAATCCTGTTGATGTAACCTATCAAAAACCATTGATGTTGTGATGAATCTTAGGTGTATAGGCTGTCACTGTCGAGTCCAATCCATCTCTTTTCAATCCACCCACAGCAACAGGAGTCACGACGGTGCGCACATTGACAAGCCCTTCCCGCCCACTAGTTATCAGTATTATTGCCGCGCTTTTTGCCGTTGTGCTCTGGGCTGGCGCGCCCTTGCTGGTGGATATTGCCAGTTCGGTACCGCCGTTCCAGCTCACCACCATTGCTCTGCTCAGTGGTGCCATAGTGGCTTTGCCGATGAGCATTCGCAAACGGCGTAGCCGTGGTGACCAAAAGGTTCATGCGCCGATGTCCCTTAAGTGGAAACTGGCTATTTATGGCCTGTTACCGGCTTTGATACTTGGGGCTGTTGGCGGTTATCTGACGGGTATCGGAATGGCGCCGACCGCCGAGGCAGCGCTGATTACCTACACCTGGCCGGTGATGTTCATTGTGATGAGTCAGTGGCTTTTCCATCACCGGCTCCCTCTTCCTGTTCTGTGTGGCGCACTTATCGCGTTCTCTGGCGCTGCGGTGTTACTTTCCCCGGAAGCGGGAGGTGCGGGACTTTCGCAATACATGGTCGGGTACGCGCTGGCTCTGATGGCCGGTTGCTGCTGGGCATTGTATTCGTGGATTTGCCAGGCGGCGCCTGTTGCGATTGCACCGCTAATGCCCGGGCTTTTTCTGCTGGCGGCGGTGGGAGCGGCAATCGCTGATGTTCTTTCGGGTAGCGCTTTCGGGTTGCCATCCGGCCTGGCGCTTGTTGCCGGCGTTGCGCTTGGCGTCGGGCCTTATGGGCTTGCCATGGTGGCATGGGACCTGGCGCTCCGTAATGGACCGGCGGCCCTGGTGGGTAGCCTCGCCTATGGAGTGCCCGTGCTGGCGGCTGCGTTTCTGGTGATTGCTGGCGTTACGGCTCCGGATTGGCGGTTACCACTTGCGGCTTTACTGGTGGTCGCCGGATCGATTGTGGCGACCATGAAGCGCAGTGATGACCGTCTGAAATGTTGATGCAAAAGTAATAGACTGCAGGTTGACGGATTTATCGCTGCAACCCGGTGACCTATTAAAAAACCAACGCTGCAAAACCTCCTGAGACGGCCGACTGATGAAGCCGGCCAGAACTTCGTGGCCGTGTGTGTATCGCTCACTTTCTGCTTCGTTGTTTACTCGATGCTACTGGTGACCGTACCGGTTTACGGCCTCGAGCTCGGTGCTTCTCCCCTGATGCTGGGTGTCATTCTTAGTTCTCAGTATCTGCTTCCTTTTTTGCTGGCCATTCCTCTGGGCGGCTTGGTGGCGCGCCACGGAGGCCGGATTACACTGGTGGCCGGCGCGCTTGTAATGACTGCGGGCCTGCTGCTTATGCAGCTTCTGCCCGGCTATTACGGGCTCATTGGCGGCCAGCTGTTAATAGGGCTGGCACACCTTCAGATGGT from Marinobacter sp. LV10R510-11A harbors:
- a CDS encoding LysR family transcriptional regulator → MRTRVLDLNMLLTLVTIADTGTVTAAAERLAYTQSTVSMQLNRLEAALGVPLHEKDGRRIRFTAEGQKLAGYARKMLELNNEAVDDVQQRQVSGQLNLGIPEDYAFLLTSVLSHFNRQFPAVQLQVTCRSSVELVKQVQAGNMDLAVVTRQSRSPGGEVIRREPLMWAVGANAQPSLTDPIPLALYSPGADVFREVAEQVLANAGRDWRMAYSSQSMTGLMPVVAAGLAVAVITRNMLTPQLRVLDERSGMPALQSVEIALHRPSGRPSEPAKQLAELIRSHLSTGE
- a CDS encoding death-on-curing protein; the encoded protein is MTTENETPIIIYENSENAVEVRLDSGHETLWLTQAQMGILFDVKPQSITTHLKNIYAEGELAEPATCKDFLQVQSEGGRSVERKRKHYSLDAVISGSYRK
- a CDS encoding SDR family oxidoreductase, coding for MASYGSSKAAIRTDALKSVLNDDIEKKMLEHTPIQRLGEPQDMANAALFLCSPAAGWVSGQILTVSGGGVQELD
- a CDS encoding DMT family transporter translates to MRTLTSPSRPLVISIIAALFAVVLWAGAPLLVDIASSVPPFQLTTIALLSGAIVALPMSIRKRRSRGDQKVHAPMSLKWKLAIYGLLPALILGAVGGYLTGIGMAPTAEAALITYTWPVMFIVMSQWLFHHRLPLPVLCGALIAFSGAAVLLSPEAGGAGLSQYMVGYALALMAGCCWALYSWICQAAPVAIAPLMPGLFLLAAVGAAIADVLSGSAFGLPSGLALVAGVALGVGPYGLAMVAWDLALRNGPAALVGSLAYGVPVLAAAFLVIAGVTAPDWRLPLAALLVVAGSIVATMKRSDDRLKC
- a CDS encoding hemerythrin domain-containing protein, yielding MATFNQLRRDHVNMARLLHVLLLRHTTLEQGERPDFHLIREIVDYILEYMDGFIMPLERLYSEHLLAKEPDAEALSRQMAEDYQALRKRLDLLSKNVDMILMDAVVPMDRFAADLKAYLDAHRAYLQVERDQLFPFLRKHLTDAEQKDLLKMLPGGAQANLSRLREDHPELYAEFKAAPSPFA